Within Myceligenerans xiligouense, the genomic segment CCGGCTGGCCGGCGAGTTCCTGCGTCTCCTCCGTCCAGACCCCCGTCGCGTTGATCACCGCACGCGCACGGACCGTGATCTCCCGGCCGGTCTCCAGGTCGACCACGACGGCGCCGTTCACCGCGCCGGTACTGCCCTGCCTCAGCGCCACCACCTGGGTGCGGCTCGCGACGTGCGCGCCGTACGACGCGGCGGTCCGCACCAGGGTGGTCACGAGCCGCGCGTCGTCGACCGAGGCGTCCCAGTACTGCACGGCGCCCACCGCGGCGTCGTGCGCGAGATCCGGGAACTTCGCCTCCATCTGCGCCCGCGTCAGATGACGGTGGAACGGCATGGGACGACGGCCGGGGATCAGGGTCGCCAGGATGTCGTAGAGCGCGATGCCGGTGCCGACGTAGGCGCGCTCCCAGACGCGGTGCTCCAGCGGGTAGAGGAACGGCACGGGCCGGACGAGGTGCGGCGCGAGTTCGCTGAGCAGCAGGTCCCGTTCGGTGAGCGCCTCGTGCACCAGCTCGAAGTCGAGCATCTGGAGATACCGCAGCCCCCCGTGGACCAGCTTGCTGCTGCGGCTCGAGGTGCCCTGCGCCCAGTCCTGCGCCTCGACGAGGGCGGTCGACAGCCCGCGGGTCACGGCGTCGAGCGCGACGCCGGCGCCGGTCACGCCGCCGCCGATGACGAGCACGTCGAGCTCGGCGGCGATGTCCGTACTCGCCTCGAGGGTGGCCAGGGTCTGGGTACGGGAGTCTGCGGTCAGCCGGGTCGATGCCATATCGACAACCCACCACGGGTCGGGGACGGAGGCAAGGGGAGCGCGCGTACTGTGGGCGGCGTGACCGTGAACATCAGGCCCGCCAGGCCTGCCGACGTCCGGGCGATCCGTGCCCTCGTGGAGCCGTACGCCCAGGAGCGGATCCTGTTGGCCAAGGAGTGGGTCGGGTACTACGAGGCGGTCCAGGAGTTCCTGGTCGCGGAGGATTCCGTGGAGGACGGCGGTCGCGCCACGGACGGCCCTGAAGGTGCCGTCACGTCCGTGGCCGGCGTCGCTGCCCGCGCCGCCGACGTCAGGATCCCCGAGCGCTCCGGCGTGACGGGGACCGCCCCCACCCCCGCGTCCGCCGTCGTCGGCTGCGGTGCCTTGCACGTCATGTGGGAGGACCTCGCGGAGGTGCGCACGCTGGCCGTCGACCCGGCCGCCCGCGGGCGGCGGGTGGGGCACCAGCTCGTGGAGGCGCTGCTCGACCGGGCACGCGGTCTCGGCCTGCGCCGTGTCTTCTGCCTGACGTTCGAGGTGGAGTTCTTCCGCAAGCACGGCTTCGAGGAGATCGACAGCACCCCGGTGAGCCCGGACGTCTACGCGGAGCTCCTGCGCTCGCACGACGACGGCGTCGCCGAGTTCCTCGACCTGGCGCGGGTCAAGCCGAACACCCTGGGCAACTCCCGCATGCTGCTGGAGCTGTGACGGCGCCGGGCCAACCCACCCGGCACGCGCCGACGCTTCGCGGTGCCGGGCACATCGTGGGCCGTAATCTGGAGCCGTGCCCATCAGCTACACCCTGCCCGGCGTCCATGTCACCGACCGCACCGTCGCGGTTCCGCTCGACTGGTCCGACCCTGACGACGGCCGCACGCTCACGGTCTTCGTGCGCGAGCTCGTCGACCCCGCCAAGCGGCACGACGATCTCCCGCTCCTCGTCTTCCTGCAGGGCGGCCCCGGCGGCAAGGGACCGCGCCCGACCGGCCCGGAAGGCTGGGTCGGCTCGGCGCTGGAGCGCTTCCGCGTCGTGCTGCTCGACCAGCGCGGAACGGGCCGGTCGACGGCGGTCCGCGCCGCGGCGCTGAACGCTCTCGGCGACGCGGACGCCCAGGCGGAGTACCTCACGCACTTCCGCGCGGACAGCATCGTCCGCGACGCCGAGTACATCCGCGACTCGGTCTACGAGGGCAGGCGCTGGACCACCCTCGGCCAGTCGTACGGCGGGTTCATCACCATGACGTACCTGTCGCTGGCGCCCGAGGGCGTGAACGCGAGCCTGGTGACGGGCGGCCTGCCCAGCCTGACGGCGTCGGCCCGCGAGGTCTACGAACGCACGCAGCCGCGCGTCGCCGGCAAGAACGCGCGGTTCCGCGGGCGGTACCCGCATGCCGCGGACCTGCTCGGACGCATCGCCGACCGGATCGCCGCCGGAGACGCCGCGCTGCCGGACGGCTCCCCGCTCAGCGTCGCCCGACTACGGAGCCTGGGCATGGACTTCGGCATGGGCCAGGGCTTCGAGCGCGTCCACTGGATCCTCGACGAGGCGTTCGACGGACCCACCGACGACGGCGGTCGCGGCGGGGAGGGCAGGAAGGCGTCGGACATCCGGGCGTCCGCCGCCCCGGCGGGCGCACCCGACGCCGACCTCACCGACACGTTCCTGGCGTCGGTCGCCGCGGCGACGGACTTCGTGGGCCGGCCCTTGTACGCGGTGCTGCACGAGTCGATCTACGCGCAGTCCCACACGGGCCCCACGGCGTGGGCGGCGCAGTCGGTCCGAGACGCGGATCCGGCGTTCGCCGAGGGCGCGCGCCCGCTGCTGCTCACGGGCGAGATGATCTACCCCTGGATGTTCTCGGAGATCGCGGCGCTCCGCCCGTTCGCCGCCGCGGCCGACGCCCTCGCCGCCTGGGAGGACTGGGGAGACCTGTACGACGTCGACCGGCTGGCCGCGAACGACATCCCGGTCGAGGCCGCCGTCTACCACGACGACATGTTCGTGGACGCGGGCTTCTCCCTGGCGACGGCCGACCATGTCGGCAACACGGAAGCCTGGGTGACGAACGAGTTCGAGCACGACGGCCTCCGCGTCGGCAACACGTTCGCCACCCTCCTGGCCCGCCTGGACGCCCGAGGCGGCCCGCTGCGCTGACCGCCCTCGCGCACTGGTGCCCTTGCCCTGGTGTGATGCGACTCACACCATTATGGTGGCAATGGCACGATTTGTTCCTGGCCCGACGGCGGGTCAACACCGGGAGGTCCGCATGTCGACCACAGCCACCATCCCCAGCGAGGCGCCACCCACCGCCGCGACCCGACGGCGGCGCGTCATCGGCCTGGCGGCCGGAGCCGTGCTCGGCGCACTCGTCTACCTGATCCTGCCCGGCGACCTGAACTCCTCCGCGCGGTTCGTCGCGGCGGTCGCCGCGCTCATGGCGGTGTGGTGGATGACCGAGGCGATCCCGCTCGCCGCCACCGCGCTCGTCCCGATGGTCGCGTTCCCCTTCCTGGAGGACTTCGCGTCCGACGAGGGCGGCACGGTCGGGATGGCGGCCGCCGTCGCACCGTACGCGAACCCGATCATCTGGCTGTTCATGGGCGGCTTCGTGATCGGCCTCGGGATGCAGCGCTGGAACCTGCACCGCAGGTTCGCGCTGAACATCGTCTCGCGGGTCGGCACGAATCCCGTCGCGCTCGTGGGCGGGTTCATGCTCGCGACCGCCCTCGTGTCGATGTGGGTCAGCAACACCGCGACGGCGGTGATGATGTTCCCGGTCGGCCTGGCCGTTCTCGCCCTGGTCAACGCCCGCGAGCCGGACAAGAACCTCACCACCGCGCTGCTGCTCGGCATCGCCTACGCCGCGTCGATCGGCTCCGTCTCCACGCTCATCGGCACCCCGCCCAACACGCTGCTGAGGGGCTTCGTGCAGGAGGAGTACGGCATCTCGATCGGGTTCGCCGAGTGGATGCTGGTGGGCCTTCCGCTGGCCGCGGTGTTCCTCGTCGTGGCGTGGCTCGTCCTGACCCGCGTCGCGTTCCGTCCCTCGTCCCGGGACATCGGCGAGGAACGGCAGCTGCTCCGGGACGAGGTCGCCGGCCTGGGCCGGATGAGCCGCGGGGAGTGGACGGTGACCGCCGTGTTCGCCGCGGCGGCCACCGCCTGGGTCGTGTTCGGAGCGCTCGGGCAGTCCGCGTCCTTCGTCGCGGCCAACCCGTGGATCGACACCTACGACGACGCCATGGTCGCCGTCGCCGCCGCCCTGGCGCTCTTCCTCATCCCTGCCACCCGGGACGGGCAGCGCACCCTCGACTGGTCCGCCACGAAGGAGCTTCCCTGGGGCATCCTCCTGCTGTTCGGCGGCGGGCTGGCGCTGTCCGCGCAGTTCGGGCAGACGGGCCTGTCGGAGTGGATCGGCCAGCGGGTCGCGGGGATGGCGGGGATTCCGGTCTGGGTGATCGTGCTGGCCGTGATCGTCCTGGTCATCTTCCTGACCGAGCTGACCTCGAACACGGCGACGACGGCGACGTTCCTGCCGGTCATGGCCGGCGTGGCCGGCGGCCTCTCGATCGAGCCGCTGATGCTCCTGGTCCCGACGGCACTCGCCGCGACGATGGCGTTCATGCTGCCGGTGGCGACCCCGCCGAACGCGATCGTGTTCGGCTCGGGTCAGATCACCATCGGCCAGATGGTCAAGGGCGGAGCCCTCCTGAACGTCGCCGGTGTCGTGCTCATCATGGCGACGATCTACACCCTGGTGATCACGATCCTCGTCTGACCTGCCACCCGGGCCGGGCCGTCACGCGACCAGCAGGCTCGGCACCGACGCCACCAGGTACGTGTTCGCCGCGACCACCTGGCCCGGTGCCAGGTCCGGCTCGCCCGTCGGCACGCACAGGGTCACCTCGAACCCGCCGGTGCGGACCTGGGCGGCCGTGAACGCCTGGCCGGTGCGCTCCACCTCGTGCCGTGTCACGTCGAGCACCGTTCCGTTGACGCGGGCCACGGCGTCGACCTGCATGGTGAACGCGCCGTCCGGGCTGAACGACTCCGGCTCGAAGCGCATCGGCTCACCCGTCTCGTCGTCGGCGCTCTCGCCCGCGAAGGTCATCCGGCTGGCGTCGGACGCCAGGAACTCCTCCGGCCCGTCAAACACCTCCACCGAGCGCCCGAGCCCCACGAGGCACGCGTCCGCGGCGGGCACGTCCTCGGCGTCGCCCAGGAGCTGAAGCTCCTCGAGCTCGCAGGCCACGCCCGCGAGAACGTCGTCGTCGGCGTCCACGATCTCCGCGATGGCGAGGCCGCCGTCGGCCGCGCGCACGTCCGCGAGGCGTGCCCCGAGCGGTCCCGCGTACGACGTCGTCACCGCCCGCACCAGATCACCCTCGGTGGTGATGATCAGCCGTGCCCC encodes:
- a CDS encoding alpha/beta fold hydrolase yields the protein MPISYTLPGVHVTDRTVAVPLDWSDPDDGRTLTVFVRELVDPAKRHDDLPLLVFLQGGPGGKGPRPTGPEGWVGSALERFRVVLLDQRGTGRSTAVRAAALNALGDADAQAEYLTHFRADSIVRDAEYIRDSVYEGRRWTTLGQSYGGFITMTYLSLAPEGVNASLVTGGLPSLTASAREVYERTQPRVAGKNARFRGRYPHAADLLGRIADRIAAGDAALPDGSPLSVARLRSLGMDFGMGQGFERVHWILDEAFDGPTDDGGRGGEGRKASDIRASAAPAGAPDADLTDTFLASVAAATDFVGRPLYAVLHESIYAQSHTGPTAWAAQSVRDADPAFAEGARPLLLTGEMIYPWMFSEIAALRPFAAAADALAAWEDWGDLYDVDRLAANDIPVEAAVYHDDMFVDAGFSLATADHVGNTEAWVTNEFEHDGLRVGNTFATLLARLDARGGPLR
- a CDS encoding amino-acid N-acetyltransferase produces the protein MGGVTVNIRPARPADVRAIRALVEPYAQERILLAKEWVGYYEAVQEFLVAEDSVEDGGRATDGPEGAVTSVAGVAARAADVRIPERSGVTGTAPTPASAVVGCGALHVMWEDLAEVRTLAVDPAARGRRVGHQLVEALLDRARGLGLRRVFCLTFEVEFFRKHGFEEIDSTPVSPDVYAELLRSHDDGVAEFLDLARVKPNTLGNSRMLLEL
- a CDS encoding SLC13 family permease; the encoded protein is MSTTATIPSEAPPTAATRRRRVIGLAAGAVLGALVYLILPGDLNSSARFVAAVAALMAVWWMTEAIPLAATALVPMVAFPFLEDFASDEGGTVGMAAAVAPYANPIIWLFMGGFVIGLGMQRWNLHRRFALNIVSRVGTNPVALVGGFMLATALVSMWVSNTATAVMMFPVGLAVLALVNAREPDKNLTTALLLGIAYAASIGSVSTLIGTPPNTLLRGFVQEEYGISIGFAEWMLVGLPLAAVFLVVAWLVLTRVAFRPSSRDIGEERQLLRDEVAGLGRMSRGEWTVTAVFAAAATAWVVFGALGQSASFVAANPWIDTYDDAMVAVAAALALFLIPATRDGQRTLDWSATKELPWGILLLFGGGLALSAQFGQTGLSEWIGQRVAGMAGIPVWVIVLAVIVLVIFLTELTSNTATTATFLPVMAGVAGGLSIEPLMLLVPTALAATMAFMLPVATPPNAIVFGSGQITIGQMVKGGALLNVAGVVLIMATIYTLVITILV